CCAGAGCAGATGAAACAGAAATATATTCAGGATTTCCAGAAGGCAAAGCAAGAATTTGAGGAAAAACTTGCTCGATTCAATGAAGAACACCCTGATTTAGTCCAGAAGGCCAAGAAATCTGGTGTCTCCAAGTGGACTCAAAACAAAGTGCAAAAGAAGGTTcagaaaaatattgaagaagTGAGGTCTCTTCCAAAAACGGATCGATTTTTCAAGAAGGTAAAATTTCATGGAGAGCCTCAGAAACCCCCCATGAATGGATACCACAAGTTTCACCAAGATTCCTGGTCAAGTAAAGAGCTGCAACATTTGTCAGTGAGGGAGCACATGGTAGAGATTGGCAGACGCTGGCAGCGCATCCCGCAGAGCCAGAAGGATCATTTTAAGAGCCAGGCTGAGGAGCTGCAGAAGCAATACAAGGTGAAATTGGATCTCTGGCTCAAGACTTTGTCACCTGAAAATTATGCTGCATACAAAGAATCGACCTATGCTAAGGGTAAGAATATGGCCATGACAGGAGGCCCGGACCCCAGGTTGAAACAAGCAGATCCGCAGTCCTCATCAACAAAGGGTCTGCAAGAAGGATTTGGGGAGGGGCAAGGGCTCCAGGCTGCAGGAACAGATTCATCACAGACTATTTGGGTAAACTGTCATGTCTCCATGGAACCAGAAGAGAACAGGAAGAaagatggagaagaggaagaaagcagtAACTCTTCAGACTGCAGCAGTGGAGAAGAAATGGAAGTTGATGTCTGAGGGCAGTGGCTCTAGTGcagcttccttgttttttttttgtttttttttcttttcttccttccccccGCAAAGTAGGACAGGTTGGGAAGAAAGAAGCAACTTGGTGCAGCACTCTCCTACATCAAGATTACGAACCTGGGAGGAACTCTTTGGGAAGA
This genomic window from Pan troglodytes isolate AG18354 chromosome 9, NHGRI_mPanTro3-v2.0_pri, whole genome shotgun sequence contains:
- the LOC466524 gene encoding upstream-binding factor 1-like protein 1, translating into MALPRSQGHWSNTDILRLLECMENNLPSDDNSTFNSTQSHMDWGKVDFKNFSGEMCRLRWLEISCNLRKFGTLKELVLEAKKCVKKMNKRQKSRNRPDFPKRPLTTYNRFFMESWPQYSQMYPGMRSQELTKILSKKYKELPEQMKQKYIQDFQKAKQEFEEKLARFNEEHPDLVQKAKKSGVSKWTQNKVQKKVQKNIEEVRSLPKTDRFFKKVKFHGEPQKPPMNGYHKFHQDSWSSKELQHLSVREHMVEIGRRWQRIPQSQKDHFKSQAEELQKQYKVKLDLWLKTLSPENYAAYKESTYAKGKNMAMTGGPDPRLKQADPQSSSTKGLQEGFGEGQGLQAAGTDSSQTIWVNCHVSMEPEENRKKDGEEEESSNSSDCSSGEEMEVDV